In a genomic window of bacterium:
- the coaBC gene encoding bifunctional phosphopantothenoylcysteine decarboxylase/phosphopantothenate--cysteine ligase CoaBC, producing the protein MKWKDKFIALGVTGSIAAYKAGELIRRMREHGAIVQVIMTKSGTKFITPTTLEQLSNNRVLVDMFDTQFNWQIDHIAVADKADAVLVAPATANIIGKYAQGIADDLLSTTLLATKAPVIIAPAMNENMLLHPAVQENIRTLQSRGVIFIEPEEGMLACGKMGKGRLAEIPVILDVLGEILQTKKDLAGKTVLVTAGPTVEPIDPVRFISNPSSGKMGFALARVAKSRGATVILISGPTQLRVPFGVTYIQVKTAQEMLNAVNQYYPQSQIVVMAAAVADFRPKKMSKRKVKKEIAELSIPLERTPDILAELGKRKGNKILIGFAAESDDIISNAQEKLKKKNLDFIVANDISQPGIGFGSDTNAVILISRKGDVEEIPQMTKEEIAERILDKIATIT; encoded by the coding sequence ATGAAGTGGAAAGATAAATTTATTGCGTTAGGCGTTACCGGAAGTATTGCAGCGTATAAAGCCGGTGAACTTATCCGTCGGATGCGCGAGCATGGAGCGATAGTGCAGGTGATTATGACTAAATCTGGAACGAAGTTTATTACTCCGACCACGCTCGAACAATTGAGTAATAATCGCGTGCTCGTTGATATGTTCGATACACAATTCAACTGGCAGATTGACCATATTGCAGTAGCAGATAAAGCGGATGCGGTTCTGGTTGCGCCAGCGACCGCAAATATTATCGGGAAATATGCTCAGGGAATTGCGGATGATTTGTTATCTACGACGTTACTGGCTACGAAAGCGCCGGTTATCATTGCGCCAGCGATGAATGAAAATATGCTATTGCATCCGGCGGTGCAAGAGAATATCCGGACACTACAATCGCGTGGAGTCATATTCATTGAGCCGGAAGAAGGAATGCTAGCCTGCGGGAAAATGGGGAAAGGCAGATTAGCGGAGATTCCGGTTATTTTAGATGTTCTTGGCGAGATTCTCCAGACGAAAAAAGATTTGGCGGGGAAAACCGTTCTGGTCACGGCGGGACCTACCGTTGAACCGATTGACCCAGTTCGGTTTATTTCGAATCCGTCGTCCGGAAAAATGGGGTTTGCGCTGGCGCGAGTCGCGAAATCGCGTGGCGCAACGGTTATCCTCATCAGTGGTCCGACGCAACTACGGGTTCCGTTCGGGGTAACCTATATTCAAGTTAAAACCGCACAGGAAATGTTGAATGCAGTTAACCAATATTATCCGCAATCGCAGATTGTAGTTATGGCAGCTGCCGTAGCTGATTTCCGGCCGAAAAAGATGAGCAAACGGAAAGTTAAAAAAGAAATCGCAGAGTTATCTATCCCGCTAGAACGCACGCCGGATATCCTAGCGGAATTAGGGAAACGAAAAGGGAATAAAATTTTAATCGGGTTTGCTGCAGAATCGGACGATATCATATCCAATGCGCAAGAAAAACTGAAGAAGAAAAATCTCGATTTCATTGTTGCCAATGATATTAGCCAACCGGGAATTGGGTTCGGCAGCGATACCAATGCCGTGATACTCATTTCACGAAAAGGAGATGTCGAAGAGATTCCTCAAATGACGAAAGAGGAAATCGCAGAAAGAATACTGGATAAAATTGCTACGATAACATAA
- the gmk gene encoding guanylate kinase, giving the protein MKKGKGLIVVISAPSGTGKTTICKKLVEVLPKTVLSVSVTTRKKRPGEKDGRDYFFVSETEFNHKMKRNELIEWSNVYGAYYGIPKQFLEKHLRLGYSVIVSIDVQGQKKIKAKFPNNTVSIFLLPPSWKALEERLRRRKSDTEDSIRIRLHKAKEEAKQMQFYDYVVVNDDIDHAVEKVKKLILAERLAK; this is encoded by the coding sequence ATGAAAAAAGGTAAAGGATTAATTGTGGTTATTTCAGCGCCTTCTGGAACTGGGAAAACTACAATATGTAAAAAATTGGTTGAAGTACTTCCGAAAACGGTATTATCAGTTTCCGTTACTACCCGTAAAAAACGGCCGGGTGAAAAAGATGGACGCGATTATTTTTTCGTTTCTGAAACTGAATTTAACCATAAAATGAAACGAAATGAATTGATTGAATGGTCGAACGTATACGGCGCTTATTATGGAATTCCGAAACAATTCCTTGAAAAGCATCTCCGTTTAGGGTATAGTGTTATTGTATCAATCGATGTTCAAGGCCAAAAGAAAATTAAAGCGAAGTTTCCGAATAACACCGTTTCGATTTTTCTGCTACCGCCGTCGTGGAAAGCACTAGAAGAACGGTTACGGCGACGAAAAAGCGATACCGAAGATTCAATTCGAATCCGATTGCATAAAGCTAAAGAAGAAGCGAAACAAATGCAGTTTTATGATTATGTTGTGGTGAATGACGACATCGACCATGCGGTAGAAAAAGTTAAAAAACTCATTCTCGCTGAACGGTTAGCGAAATAG
- a CDS encoding uracil-DNA glycosylase, which produces MSDELTALITSLETHLRIAKKLGVESFTQFAEFDGQTLVKSEDRAEVTLPTMRTLADIAADIARCTKCPLYKTRKNTVPGEGNPRAKLVFVGEAPGEDEDVQGRPFVGRAGQLLTQMIEAEKSLNVKRTEVFICNVLKCRPPGNRNPLPEEIACCEPYLKAQLAIIQPKLICALGTFAAQTLLRTESKISQLRGKFYTYEGIPVLPTFHPSYLLRNPSSKYDAWQDMLLLRAEYERVNK; this is translated from the coding sequence ATGTCTGACGAATTAACTGCACTGATTACATCATTAGAAACACATCTTCGAATCGCTAAAAAACTCGGAGTAGAATCCTTTACTCAATTTGCAGAATTTGATGGGCAAACCCTAGTGAAATCCGAAGATAGAGCCGAGGTTACTTTGCCGACAATGCGAACCTTAGCTGATATTGCTGCTGACATTGCGCGATGTACCAAATGTCCGCTATATAAGACCAGAAAGAATACCGTTCCCGGAGAAGGTAATCCACGGGCGAAACTGGTTTTTGTCGGGGAAGCACCAGGTGAAGACGAAGATGTGCAAGGGAGACCGTTTGTCGGTCGGGCGGGACAATTATTAACCCAGATGATTGAAGCTGAAAAATCACTGAATGTCAAGCGAACGGAAGTTTTCATTTGTAATGTTCTCAAATGCCGACCGCCAGGGAATCGGAATCCATTACCGGAAGAGATTGCATGTTGTGAACCCTATCTGAAAGCGCAATTAGCAATTATCCAACCGAAACTGATTTGCGCACTCGGAACGTTTGCTGCACAGACATTACTCCGGACGGAATCGAAAATCAGCCAACTTCGTGGAAAATTTTATACCTACGAAGGGATCCCGGTTCTCCCTACGTTCCATCCGTCATATTTACTGCGGAATCCGAGCTCGAAATATGATGCCTGGCAGGATATGCTTCTGCTTCGCGCAGAATATGAACGGGTGAATAAATAA
- a CDS encoding Lrp/AsnC ligand binding domain-containing protein, whose product MVTAIVLLNIQRDSINTVAEKLAEMSGITEVYSVAGEYDLVAIIRVKDNESLAELVTNKMLKVDGILKSETLIAFRVYSKHDLERMFTIGM is encoded by the coding sequence ATGGTTACCGCTATTGTTCTATTAAATATTCAACGGGATTCCATCAATACGGTCGCTGAGAAACTCGCTGAAATGTCAGGGATAACCGAAGTATATTCCGTAGCTGGAGAATATGATTTAGTCGCAATCATTCGGGTTAAAGATAATGAGAGTTTAGCCGAGCTGGTTACCAATAAAATGCTGAAAGTTGACGGAATACTGAAATCGGAAACATTGATTGCATTTCGGGTGTATTCAAAACATGATTTAGAACGTATGTTCACGATCGGAATGTAA
- a CDS encoding SH3 domain-containing protein encodes MVKMSKWLISLITLTLIAGCITQYSGTKKPYSSRVKMAKPAQPEILQHVFYIVIPPKGTISSRKKVLVTVYKSYSIQSGELMKVAEGTHVRGLEKRGDWYRIQLPDGKTEGWMQGYYLEKE; translated from the coding sequence ATGGTAAAAATGAGCAAGTGGTTGATTTCACTCATTACCTTAACACTTATAGCCGGATGCATAACCCAATATTCCGGAACAAAAAAACCCTATTCCTCACGAGTGAAAATGGCCAAACCGGCACAACCGGAAATTTTGCAGCATGTCTTCTATATCGTTATCCCGCCGAAAGGAACCATCAGCTCACGGAAGAAAGTTTTAGTTACGGTATATAAAAGCTATTCAATCCAATCCGGAGAATTGATGAAGGTGGCGGAAGGAACCCATGTTCGCGGACTTGAAAAACGCGGAGATTGGTATCGTATCCAACTTCCTGACGGCAAAACTGAAGGATGGATGCAAGGATACTATTTAGAAAAAGAATAA
- the eno gene encoding phosphopyruvate hydratase encodes MSAIVEVKGREILDSRGNPTVEVDVWLESGAFGRAAVPSGASTGEFEAVELRDGDKHRYMGKGVTKAVANINEIIAPEIKGKESTRQVELDKFLISLDGTENKGRLGANAILGVSLAVAKAAAIEAGLPLYQYIGGTNAKELPVPMMNILNGGKHADNNVDLQEFMIMPVGAENFKQALQIGAEVFHALKKVLHDRKLSTSVGDEGGFAPDLKSNEEALQVIMEAIQKANYVPGEDVILALDPAASSFYEDGKYVLKAEAKPEKTAAEMVEFYASLVEKYPIISIEDGLAEDDWDGWKLLTEQLGDKVQIVGDDIFVTNTNRLLKGIELGVANSILIKLNQIGTLTETLDAIEMAKRAGYTTIISHRSGETEDSTIADVVVGVNAGQIKTGSVCRTDRICKYNQLLRIEEELGSAAMFRGQAVFYNL; translated from the coding sequence ATGTCAGCAATCGTTGAAGTTAAAGGTAGAGAAATTTTAGATTCCCGAGGGAATCCTACGGTTGAAGTTGATGTATGGCTCGAGTCAGGTGCATTCGGCAGAGCGGCGGTACCGTCCGGAGCGTCAACCGGCGAATTTGAAGCAGTCGAACTGCGCGATGGAGATAAGCATCGGTATATGGGAAAAGGCGTTACGAAAGCAGTTGCGAATATTAACGAAATTATTGCCCCAGAAATTAAAGGGAAAGAATCTACCCGTCAGGTAGAACTGGATAAATTCTTAATATCGCTTGACGGAACGGAAAATAAAGGGCGGCTCGGTGCGAATGCGATTCTCGGAGTATCATTAGCGGTTGCGAAAGCGGCAGCGATTGAAGCTGGTCTTCCGTTGTATCAATACATTGGTGGTACGAATGCGAAAGAGTTGCCGGTTCCGATGATGAATATTCTCAATGGCGGGAAACATGCGGATAATAATGTAGATTTGCAGGAGTTCATGATTATGCCGGTTGGCGCCGAAAATTTCAAACAAGCGCTGCAAATCGGTGCGGAAGTGTTCCATGCCTTGAAGAAAGTGTTGCACGATCGGAAGTTAAGCACGTCGGTCGGCGATGAAGGCGGGTTTGCGCCCGACCTGAAATCGAACGAAGAAGCTCTGCAAGTGATTATGGAAGCGATTCAAAAAGCGAATTATGTTCCTGGCGAAGATGTCATCTTAGCATTAGATCCGGCAGCGAGTTCGTTCTATGAAGATGGGAAGTATGTTCTGAAAGCAGAAGCGAAACCGGAAAAAACCGCTGCTGAAATGGTAGAATTTTATGCATCTCTCGTTGAAAAATATCCCATCATTTCGATAGAAGATGGATTAGCGGAAGATGATTGGGACGGCTGGAAATTGCTTACCGAACAACTCGGGGATAAAGTGCAGATTGTCGGCGATGATATCTTCGTAACCAATACCAACCGCTTGCTGAAAGGGATTGAATTAGGAGTAGCGAACTCGATTCTAATTAAATTAAATCAAATCGGAACCTTGACCGAAACGCTCGATGCAATCGAAATGGCAAAACGTGCCGGATATACCACCATCATCTCTCATCGGTCAGGAGAAACCGAAGATAGTACGATAGCGGATGTGGTGGTCGGGGTTAACGCCGGACAGATTAAAACCGGGTCGGTCTGTCGAACGGATAGAATCTGTAAATATAACCAGCTGTTACGGATAGAAGAAGAACTCGGATCCGCTGCGATGTTTCGTGGTCAGGCCGTGTTCTATAATTTATAA
- a CDS encoding PilT/PilU family type 4a pilus ATPase translates to MQLTEFDLLLAEMLSKEASDLHLKVGASPMFRIHGALTPTPYAKLTDKDTKDLSDALLTTERLRRIRDERGDVDFAYVSPGLGRFRINIFRQRSCYDIAVRAIKLRIPSFAELNLEPIVEKLANEERGLILVTGTAGCGKSTTLAAMIDSINSNRICNIITVEDPIEFLHQNKKSVISQREVGTDAESFSRALEHVLRQDPDVIMIGEIRDIETMQVTMAIAETGHLIMATLHTYDAPQTVGRILDFYPVQMQPQIRKQLSQILQGVICQRLLPTADGKGRVPALEIMTNTPIIRKLIAEGKIAEMHQVIQDGENGMQTFNQSLVKLYQAKKIDLETGLLYSDDPAGLRRNIAGGYADADRRGIIF, encoded by the coding sequence ATGCAATTGACTGAATTTGATTTACTCCTTGCTGAAATGTTAAGCAAAGAAGCTTCCGATTTGCATCTCAAGGTTGGCGCATCGCCAATGTTTCGAATTCACGGTGCTTTAACCCCTACTCCCTACGCAAAGTTAACGGATAAGGATACGAAAGATTTAAGCGATGCTTTACTGACGACCGAACGATTACGCCGTATCCGAGACGAACGGGGTGATGTCGATTTCGCTTATGTATCTCCCGGATTAGGGAGATTCCGGATAAATATTTTTCGGCAACGAAGTTGTTATGATATTGCGGTTCGCGCGATTAAACTTCGGATACCGAGTTTTGCCGAGTTGAATCTCGAACCAATTGTCGAAAAATTAGCGAACGAAGAGCGAGGGTTAATTCTCGTTACCGGAACCGCTGGCTGCGGCAAATCCACTACGTTAGCGGCAATGATTGATAGTATTAACTCGAATCGGATTTGTAACATTATCACAGTTGAAGACCCGATTGAATTTTTACATCAGAATAAAAAGAGTGTTATTAGCCAGCGTGAAGTCGGTACCGATGCAGAGTCATTCAGTCGTGCATTAGAACATGTTTTGCGACAGGATCCGGATGTGATTATGATTGGCGAAATCCGGGACATAGAAACCATGCAGGTTACCATGGCAATCGCAGAAACCGGACATTTAATTATGGCAACCTTACATACGTATGATGCCCCACAAACCGTGGGTCGAATTCTCGATTTCTATCCAGTTCAAATGCAGCCGCAAATTCGTAAACAATTATCGCAGATTCTGCAAGGGGTTATCTGTCAACGGTTACTGCCGACTGCAGATGGGAAAGGACGTGTTCCCGCGTTAGAAATAATGACGAATACGCCAATAATCCGCAAGCTGATTGCTGAAGGGAAAATAGCAGAAATGCATCAGGTTATTCAGGATGGCGAAAATGGAATGCAAACATTTAATCAATCGCTGGTTAAATTATACCAGGCGAAAAAGATTGACCTTGAAACCGGATTGCTCTATTCCGACGACCCTGCTGGATTACGCCGAAATATCGCTGGTGGATATGCCGACGCTGACCGTCGTGGTATCATCTTCTAG
- a CDS encoding YicC family protein, translating to MIRSMTGYGRANGHINNCEIQVDLKSVNHKGLEISVHAPKELAELEATIYSYLAKQIQRGRLDMYITVTSPPAASQPNVMVDTELARYYLNSLQQLARDLQIADEIKLAELVSLPGVIRLETRNQVSIDSDTISWENLEPIIAVAVAELTAVREREGDSLAEDIYSRLTQIEFDVEKIKKLVPEVVNTYQQRLRARLATLIENQEIDPIRIAQEIALLAERSDITEELVRIESHLDQFRNTMESDGAIGRRLDFILQELFREVSTAGAKANHSGIAELIVDIKTELDKVKQQIQNIE from the coding sequence ATGATACGAAGTATGACTGGATATGGTCGTGCGAATGGCCATATCAATAATTGTGAAATTCAGGTTGACCTGAAATCGGTTAACCATAAAGGGCTAGAAATATCGGTTCACGCACCAAAAGAACTTGCTGAACTTGAAGCGACGATCTATTCCTATCTGGCGAAACAAATTCAACGTGGTAGGCTTGATATGTATATCACCGTAACCTCACCACCCGCTGCGAGTCAGCCGAACGTTATGGTTGATACCGAGCTCGCGCGATACTATCTCAATTCATTACAGCAGCTTGCTCGAGACCTGCAAATTGCTGATGAAATTAAACTAGCGGAACTCGTTTCGTTACCAGGCGTAATTCGGCTCGAGACTCGGAACCAAGTATCTATTGACTCGGATACAATCTCTTGGGAAAATCTTGAACCGATCATTGCGGTAGCGGTAGCGGAATTAACTGCGGTTCGCGAGCGCGAAGGAGATTCGCTCGCAGAAGATATTTATAGCCGATTAACCCAAATCGAGTTTGATGTGGAAAAGATTAAGAAACTTGTTCCGGAAGTAGTGAATACCTATCAGCAGCGGTTACGTGCGAGATTAGCTACGCTCATCGAAAATCAGGAAATCGACCCGATTCGAATAGCGCAAGAGATTGCATTGTTAGCTGAACGGTCGGATATCACGGAGGAATTGGTGCGGATCGAAAGTCATCTCGACCAGTTTCGAAATACGATGGAATCAGATGGCGCTATCGGTCGGCGGTTAGATTTCATTCTGCAAGAGTTATTCCGTGAAGTTTCGACTGCCGGCGCAAAAGCGAATCATAGTGGTATCGCTGAACTGATTGTTGATATTAAAACCGAACTCGATAAAGTTAAACAGCAAATTCAAAATATTGAATAA